In one Dermatophilaceae bacterium Sec6.4 genomic region, the following are encoded:
- a CDS encoding MFS transporter — MPLLRMGDAAGRRLLATAILGSGMAFLDGTIANVALPKIGRELHTELAGLQWVVNGYTLTLASLILVGGSFGDRFGRKKVFGVGVAAFMLTSALAAISPTIGVLVGARMLQGVAAALLTPGSLAMLQASFVKEDRMRAIGAWTGMLGIATAGGPILGGWLVGIDWRLAFWINVPLGVVVLWLLRSAPESKDAHASTDLDVPALVLAPVALAGLTWSLTAWPDRGAEVSTVGPLVIAVIAAVAFVVIERRSQHPMVAPELFANRVFTVINLVTLAVYAALSGSFFFLAVYLQISAGWSPLEAGAATVPISGIMLVLASRFGAVATRYGARAPMLAGTALLTTGLAWLAMAPDHPAYLTQVLPGIVTMGLGLSMVVAPLTGTVLAAAPDHEAGLASGINNAVSRTAGLIAIAALPLAVGLSGRQYRIGHEVASAYRSSMWICAGLVAIGFLLTLAVGGLSAAEDPE, encoded by the coding sequence GTGCCCTTGCTGCGGATGGGCGACGCGGCCGGGCGCCGGTTGCTGGCCACCGCAATTCTCGGGTCCGGCATGGCGTTCCTGGATGGGACGATCGCGAACGTCGCGCTGCCGAAGATCGGCCGCGAGCTGCACACCGAGCTTGCCGGTCTGCAGTGGGTCGTGAACGGCTACACGCTGACGCTCGCTTCCCTGATTCTTGTCGGCGGATCCTTCGGTGACCGCTTCGGCCGGAAAAAGGTCTTCGGGGTCGGTGTCGCGGCTTTCATGCTCACCTCTGCCCTTGCCGCGATCAGTCCCACGATCGGGGTGTTGGTGGGCGCGCGAATGTTGCAGGGTGTTGCTGCCGCCCTGCTGACCCCCGGGTCGCTGGCCATGCTGCAGGCCTCCTTCGTGAAGGAGGATCGGATGCGAGCCATCGGCGCATGGACCGGCATGCTCGGGATAGCGACGGCGGGCGGTCCGATCCTCGGTGGCTGGCTGGTCGGTATCGACTGGCGCCTCGCCTTCTGGATCAACGTGCCGCTCGGCGTTGTCGTGCTGTGGTTGTTGAGGTCGGCCCCGGAGTCCAAGGATGCGCACGCCAGCACCGACCTCGATGTGCCTGCTCTCGTGCTGGCGCCGGTGGCGCTGGCCGGCCTGACCTGGAGCCTGACTGCCTGGCCCGATCGCGGTGCCGAGGTGAGTACCGTCGGACCACTGGTCATCGCGGTGATCGCGGCCGTTGCCTTCGTGGTGATCGAGCGGCGTTCACAGCATCCGATGGTGGCGCCTGAGTTGTTCGCGAATCGGGTGTTCACCGTCATCAACCTGGTAACGCTCGCGGTCTACGCGGCGTTGTCCGGCAGCTTCTTCTTCCTTGCCGTCTATCTGCAGATCAGCGCCGGTTGGAGCCCTCTGGAGGCCGGAGCTGCAACGGTGCCGATCTCGGGCATCATGCTGGTGCTCGCATCCCGGTTCGGCGCCGTGGCGACACGGTACGGCGCCCGCGCGCCGATGCTCGCCGGTACCGCGCTGCTCACGACCGGGTTGGCGTGGCTGGCGATGGCGCCGGACCACCCCGCGTACCTGACCCAGGTGCTCCCCGGCATCGTGACGATGGGGCTGGGCCTGTCGATGGTGGTGGCCCCGCTGACCGGCACCGTGCTCGCGGCTGCTCCCGACCACGAGGCGGGGCTGGCCAGCGGCATCAACAACGCCGTCTCGCGGACAGCGGGCCTGATCGCCATCGCCGCGCTGCCACTGGCCGTGGGTCTGAGCGGCAGGCAGTACCGCATCGGGCATGAGGTAGCGAGCGCCTACCGGTCCTCGATGTGGATCTGCGCGGGGCTGGTCGCAATCGGCTTCCTACTGACCCTCGCGGTCGGTGGGCTCAGCGCCGCTGAGGACCCCGAGTAG